Proteins co-encoded in one Dyella japonica A8 genomic window:
- a CDS encoding response regulator, which translates to MKHRDLRTILLVEDSLADAEMALDALAGAHLANPVVHVEDGVDCLDYLYCRGQWAGREPIDPAVVLLDIKMPRMSGLEVLTQLRADDRFRRVPVVILSSSREESDLARSWDIGANAYVIKPVDVDQFFEAVRTLGQFWAVLNQGPDHV; encoded by the coding sequence ATGAAACATCGAGACCTGCGTACCATCCTGCTGGTGGAGGACAGCCTCGCCGATGCCGAAATGGCGCTGGATGCGCTTGCCGGGGCACACCTTGCCAATCCCGTGGTGCACGTCGAGGACGGCGTGGATTGCCTGGATTACCTTTACTGCCGTGGCCAATGGGCCGGCCGCGAGCCGATCGACCCCGCCGTGGTGTTGCTGGACATCAAGATGCCGCGCATGAGCGGCCTGGAAGTGCTCACGCAACTGCGCGCGGACGACCGTTTCCGCCGGGTGCCGGTGGTGATCCTGTCCTCGTCGCGGGAAGAGAGCGACCTGGCGCGCAGTTGGGACATCGGTGCGAATGCTTACGTGATCAAACCGGTGGACGTGGACCAGTTTTTTGAAGCGGTGCGTACCTTGGGTCAGTTCTGGGCCGTGCTCAACCAGGGCCCGGATCATGTCTGA
- a CDS encoding sensor histidine kinase, whose translation MKDRVALRWRLGGLLAAVLVIVALPYVVTRSGASEAILANERVTHSSEVKSLTYRIAYVTRDSEASIYRLIHGDADPQVRLRAERATHEMPGLLQQLREMTRDSPDQQALIGSLSSTVSGRLALSGQAVMRHDHGDEAGASDAMRDSGTLFKMDDLIDGIVRNEDSTLLNRRDAANRESFNSELALTITAIAQVLLLAIVVIVSERQISRRLRAEVREGQAVQRSQLIVQAVREPIALLDASLGTLLVNAAFGELYGLPPDFRQSLPLTEIGDGAWSDSALLQRLNDVLLLDRELWDYELIQRTVDGVDRHVVINARRLEQDGGGDPVLLLTLSDVTARALVEQQVKELNRQLEGKIEQVSDVNRELEAFSYSVSHDLRAPLRHISGFAGKLHQHLGEQADERSRHYIEVINDAAKRMALLIEDLLVFSRLGRGALRLQPVDMQSLADEARALAETDAHGRHIVWSIAPLPIVIGDENMLRTVWQNLLGNAVKYTGKCEVARIDVDVQRHRDGSYEFVVSDNGAGFDMQYAGKLFGVFQRLHRASEFPGNGIGLANVRRIVTRHGGRVWADAQPGQGARFHFTLPSSDLAESFAQRRQ comes from the coding sequence ATGAAGGACCGCGTCGCGCTGCGCTGGCGGCTGGGCGGCCTGCTGGCCGCCGTGCTGGTCATCGTGGCCTTGCCGTACGTGGTGACCCGCTCCGGCGCCAGCGAAGCGATTCTGGCGAACGAGCGCGTCACCCATTCCAGCGAAGTGAAGTCGCTCACCTACCGGATCGCCTACGTCACGCGCGACAGCGAGGCGTCGATCTATCGCCTTATTCATGGTGACGCGGACCCGCAGGTGCGCCTGCGCGCGGAACGGGCCACCCACGAGATGCCCGGCCTGCTGCAGCAGCTGCGCGAGATGACGCGCGACAGCCCCGACCAGCAGGCGCTGATCGGCTCGCTCAGTTCCACCGTCAGTGGCCGCCTTGCGCTGAGCGGGCAGGCCGTGATGCGCCACGACCATGGCGACGAGGCCGGCGCGAGCGATGCCATGCGCGACTCCGGCACGCTGTTCAAGATGGACGACCTGATCGACGGCATCGTGCGCAACGAAGACAGCACGTTGCTCAATCGCCGGGATGCCGCCAACCGCGAATCGTTCAACAGCGAACTGGCGCTGACCATCACTGCCATCGCGCAGGTGCTGCTGCTCGCCATCGTGGTCATCGTGTCCGAGCGCCAGATCAGCCGCCGCCTGCGCGCCGAAGTGCGCGAAGGGCAGGCCGTGCAGCGTTCGCAACTGATCGTGCAGGCGGTGCGCGAACCCATCGCGCTGCTCGACGCCAGCCTCGGCACGCTGCTGGTCAACGCCGCCTTCGGCGAGCTCTACGGTCTGCCGCCCGATTTCCGCCAGTCGCTGCCGCTTACCGAAATCGGCGACGGCGCCTGGAGCGACAGCGCCTTGCTGCAACGCCTCAACGACGTGCTGCTGCTCGATCGCGAGCTGTGGGATTACGAGCTGATACAGCGCACCGTCGACGGCGTGGACCGCCACGTGGTGATCAACGCCCGCCGACTGGAGCAGGATGGCGGCGGCGATCCGGTGCTGCTGCTGACCCTGAGCGATGTCACGGCGCGCGCACTGGTCGAGCAGCAGGTGAAGGAGCTGAACCGGCAGCTGGAGGGCAAGATCGAGCAGGTGTCGGACGTGAACCGTGAGCTCGAGGCCTTCAGCTATTCGGTGTCGCACGATCTGCGCGCACCGCTGCGCCACATCAGCGGCTTCGCCGGCAAGCTGCACCAGCACCTGGGCGAGCAGGCGGACGAGCGCTCGCGCCACTACATCGAGGTGATCAACGACGCCGCCAAGCGCATGGCGCTGCTGATCGAGGACCTGCTGGTGTTCTCGCGCCTGGGCCGCGGCGCGCTGCGCCTGCAGCCGGTGGACATGCAGTCGCTGGCGGACGAGGCCCGCGCGCTGGCCGAGACGGACGCGCACGGCCGCCATATCGTCTGGTCCATCGCGCCGCTGCCCATTGTCATCGGCGACGAGAACATGCTGCGCACCGTCTGGCAGAACCTGCTGGGCAACGCGGTGAAATACACCGGTAAATGCGAGGTGGCGCGCATCGACGTGGACGTGCAGCGCCACCGCGACGGCAGTTACGAATTCGTGGTGAGCGACAACGGCGCCGGCTTTGACATGCAGTACGCGGGTAAACTGTTCGGTGTGTTCCAGCGGCTGCACCGTGCCTCGGAATTCCCGGGCAACGGCATCGGCCTGGCCAACGTGCGTCGCATCGTCACGCGACACGGCGGCCGCGTCTGGGCGGATGCCCAGCCCGGCCAGGGCGCGCGTTTCCATTTCACCCTGCCGTCCTCGGACCTCGCAGAAAGCTTCGCGCAGAGGCGCCAATGA
- a CDS encoding GH92 family glycosyl hydrolase: protein MRCPSLRAYLPGLLAVAVSLALAAPAGVQAAEGHSADVDPRIGTGGDGHTFPGATVPFGMIQLSPDTAMPDFKHAYKYAAGYQYGDGSLLGFSHTHFSGSGHSDMGDVLVMPMAGEVRLEPGDAAKPGSGYRSRFSHDTEVVQAGYYAVTLSDGGVRAELTAGRRIGWHRYTFPAGKPAHLLLDLRPSIYDYPGKVLWASLRVHDDGTVTGCRTTRGWAPGRELCFAMRFSQPMSSRTLYNRETDVVYKGFKGPGHQPEDRDAQSGRALEGVFDFGNLKQPLGVKVAISTVSEANAVANLDAEGQGWDFDARRAEARADWDKALASIDVEGSKDQRVGFYTSLYHALLSPTLSMDVNGQFRGPDGAVHEAVDKNGKFAFHSTWSLWDVYRAQQPLMALLMPERSTDFIRSLIASREASPFGILPVWAYQGLETWCMIGYHAVPVIADAYVKGVRGFDADAALKAMVASATYAPYGDLGDYMKLGYVPIDKEPEAASKTLEYAYDDWSLAQMAKAMGRKDIAATFDKRAGNWRNAYDPKTGFMRARKSDGAFREPFNPDTAGYGSDYTEGNAWQYSWYVPQDVAALVKAMGGDQRFVSKLDSVFDAKVDPSHFANVEDITGLIGWYAHGNEPSHHLAYLYDYAGAPWQTQKRLKQIMDSQYATRPDGLAGNDDLGQMSAWYIFTALGFYPVTPASDEYAIGRPFVARATLHLAGGKTFTVTADPLDDAHPYVGAVTLNGKPLNRVFLRHGELVAGGELHFTMQAEPNRAWGQAQGERPSSMSVSTTKVADASRKSDTKTAR from the coding sequence ATGCGTTGTCCGTCCTTGCGCGCATACCTGCCCGGTCTGCTGGCGGTTGCCGTGTCCCTTGCCCTCGCGGCACCGGCCGGGGTCCAAGCCGCCGAGGGGCATTCGGCCGATGTCGATCCCCGCATCGGCACCGGTGGGGATGGCCACACCTTCCCCGGAGCCACCGTCCCGTTCGGCATGATCCAGCTGTCCCCGGACACGGCCATGCCGGACTTCAAGCACGCCTACAAGTACGCCGCCGGCTACCAATACGGCGACGGCAGCCTGCTGGGCTTTTCCCATACGCACTTCTCCGGCTCCGGCCATTCGGACATGGGCGACGTGCTGGTCATGCCCATGGCCGGTGAGGTCCGCCTGGAGCCGGGCGACGCAGCCAAACCGGGCAGCGGCTACCGCTCCCGCTTCAGCCACGACACCGAAGTGGTGCAGGCCGGCTATTACGCGGTGACCCTGAGCGACGGCGGTGTGCGCGCCGAGCTGACGGCCGGCCGCCGCATCGGCTGGCATCGCTATACGTTCCCGGCGGGCAAGCCGGCGCACCTGCTGCTGGACCTGCGCCCGAGCATCTACGACTACCCCGGCAAGGTGCTGTGGGCCAGCCTGCGCGTGCACGACGACGGCACTGTCACCGGCTGCCGCACCACGCGCGGTTGGGCGCCCGGCCGCGAGCTGTGCTTTGCCATGCGCTTCTCGCAGCCGATGAGCTCGCGCACGCTCTACAACCGCGAAACCGACGTGGTCTACAAGGGCTTCAAGGGCCCGGGCCATCAGCCGGAGGACCGCGATGCGCAGAGCGGCCGCGCGCTGGAAGGCGTGTTCGACTTCGGCAACCTCAAGCAGCCGCTGGGCGTGAAGGTAGCGATCTCGACGGTGAGCGAGGCCAATGCGGTCGCCAACCTCGATGCGGAAGGACAGGGCTGGGATTTCGACGCCCGCCGCGCCGAGGCGCGTGCCGACTGGGACAAGGCGCTGGCCTCCATCGACGTGGAAGGCAGCAAGGACCAGCGCGTCGGCTTCTACACCTCGCTCTATCACGCCCTGCTGTCGCCCACGCTGAGCATGGACGTGAACGGCCAGTTCCGCGGACCCGACGGCGCCGTGCACGAGGCCGTCGACAAGAACGGCAAGTTCGCCTTCCATTCCACCTGGTCGCTGTGGGACGTCTATCGCGCGCAGCAGCCGTTGATGGCCTTGCTGATGCCTGAGCGCAGCACGGATTTCATCCGCTCGCTGATCGCCTCGCGTGAAGCCAGCCCGTTCGGCATCCTGCCCGTGTGGGCGTACCAGGGCCTGGAGACGTGGTGCATGATCGGCTACCACGCGGTGCCGGTGATCGCCGACGCCTACGTCAAGGGCGTGCGCGGTTTCGATGCGGATGCGGCGCTGAAGGCGATGGTCGCCAGCGCGACCTATGCGCCGTACGGTGACCTCGGCGATTACATGAAGCTCGGCTACGTGCCCATCGACAAGGAGCCGGAAGCCGCCTCCAAGACGCTCGAATACGCCTACGACGACTGGTCGCTGGCACAGATGGCCAAGGCCATGGGCCGCAAGGACATCGCCGCCACCTTCGACAAGCGCGCAGGCAACTGGCGCAACGCGTACGACCCCAAGACCGGCTTCATGCGTGCGCGCAAGAGTGACGGCGCGTTCCGCGAGCCGTTCAACCCGGATACCGCCGGCTACGGCAGCGACTACACCGAAGGCAACGCGTGGCAGTACTCGTGGTACGTGCCGCAGGACGTCGCCGCGCTGGTCAAGGCCATGGGCGGCGACCAGCGCTTCGTCAGCAAGCTGGACAGCGTGTTCGACGCCAAGGTCGATCCGTCGCACTTCGCCAACGTCGAGGACATCACCGGCCTGATCGGCTGGTACGCGCACGGCAACGAACCCAGCCATCACCTGGCGTACCTGTACGACTATGCGGGGGCGCCATGGCAGACGCAGAAGCGGCTGAAGCAGATCATGGACAGCCAGTACGCCACGCGTCCCGACGGCCTGGCAGGCAATGACGACCTGGGCCAGATGTCGGCCTGGTACATCTTCACTGCGCTCGGTTTCTATCCGGTGACGCCGGCCAGTGACGAGTACGCCATCGGTCGCCCGTTCGTGGCGCGCGCCACCCTGCACCTGGCCGGCGGCAAGACCTTCACGGTCACGGCCGATCCGCTGGACGACGCCCATCCCTATGTCGGCGCGGTGACGCTCAACGGCAAGCCGCTGAACCGCGTCTTCCTGCGCCATGGCGAGCTGGTCGCGGGTGGCGAGCTGCACTTCACCATGCAGGCCGAGCCCAACCGTGCCTGGGGACAGGCGCAGGGCGAACGGCCTTCGTCGATGAGTGTCTCTACGACCAAGGTCGCGGACGCCTCCCGCAAAAGTGATACCAAAACAGCCCGATAG
- a CDS encoding sigma-54-dependent transcriptional regulator: protein MSQQTVLVIDDERDIRELLTITLGRMDLLVDAVGTVTEARRALAERHYDLCFTDMRLPDGTGHEVVELIAAEHPDTPVAMITAYGNVDAAVSALKAGAFDFVSKPVDIQMLRRLVRTALRLAEEKRSGHAAAKPDGNERLIGESPVMQQVRGTIGKLARNQAPVYIAGESGVGKELVARLIHEQGPRATGPFVPVNCGAIPSELMESEFFGHRKGSFTGAVGDKEGLFQAAHGGTLFLDEVAELPLHMQVKLLRAIQEKAVRPIGAREEVPVDVRILSATHKNLAALVEQGQFRQDLFYRINVIELRVPPLRERRGDVPLLANFVLRQLATKSGGTPGHLLPAAQQALESYDFPGNVRELENILERAMAMCDGDQIDVSDLMLPQRAPRAHAEAAAATPATASMPAAEPAQPASATANGGLDDYISNLERTAIIKALEESRYNKTAAAKKLGITFRALRYKLKKLGID, encoded by the coding sequence ATGAGCCAACAGACCGTTCTGGTCATCGATGACGAACGCGATATTCGCGAACTCCTGACCATTACCCTCGGTCGCATGGATTTGCTGGTCGATGCGGTGGGTACCGTGACGGAAGCCCGTCGCGCCCTCGCCGAACGCCATTACGACCTTTGCTTCACCGACATGCGCCTGCCTGACGGCACGGGGCATGAGGTGGTGGAGCTGATCGCCGCCGAACATCCGGACACGCCGGTCGCCATGATCACGGCGTACGGCAACGTCGATGCCGCGGTGAGCGCGCTCAAGGCCGGCGCCTTCGATTTCGTCTCCAAGCCGGTCGACATCCAGATGTTGCGCCGCCTGGTGCGCACCGCCCTGCGCCTGGCCGAGGAAAAGCGCAGCGGCCACGCCGCGGCCAAGCCCGATGGCAACGAGCGGCTGATCGGCGAATCGCCCGTCATGCAGCAGGTGCGCGGCACCATCGGCAAGCTCGCCCGCAACCAGGCCCCGGTGTATATCGCCGGCGAGTCCGGCGTGGGCAAGGAGCTGGTCGCCCGCCTCATCCACGAACAAGGCCCCCGCGCCACCGGCCCGTTCGTACCGGTGAACTGCGGCGCCATTCCCTCCGAGCTGATGGAAAGCGAGTTCTTCGGCCACCGCAAGGGCAGCTTCACCGGCGCGGTGGGCGACAAGGAAGGCCTGTTCCAGGCCGCCCACGGCGGCACGCTGTTCCTCGACGAAGTGGCCGAACTGCCGCTGCACATGCAGGTAAAGCTGCTGCGCGCGATCCAGGAAAAGGCCGTGCGCCCGATCGGCGCGCGCGAGGAAGTGCCAGTGGACGTGCGCATCCTCTCGGCCACGCACAAAAACCTTGCCGCGCTGGTCGAACAGGGCCAGTTCCGCCAGGACCTGTTCTACCGCATCAACGTCATCGAACTGCGCGTGCCGCCGCTGCGCGAGCGCCGCGGCGACGTGCCGCTGCTCGCCAACTTCGTGCTGCGCCAGCTCGCCACCAAGAGCGGCGGCACACCCGGCCACCTGCTGCCCGCCGCCCAGCAGGCGCTGGAGAGCTACGACTTCCCCGGCAACGTGCGCGAGCTGGAGAACATCCTCGAGCGCGCGATGGCGATGTGCGATGGCGACCAGATCGACGTCAGCGACCTGATGCTGCCGCAACGCGCGCCGCGCGCCCACGCTGAAGCCGCTGCAGCCACGCCCGCCACGGCAAGCATGCCAGCCGCTGAGCCTGCCCAGCCCGCCTCGGCCACGGCCAATGGCGGCCTTGACGACTACATCAGCAACCTTGAACGCACGGCGATCATCAAGGCGCTGGAGGAGTCGCGTTACAACAAGACCGCGGCGGCGAAGAAGCTGGGGATTACGTTCCGGGCGCTGCGGTATAAGTTGAAGAAGCTGGGTATCGACTGA
- a CDS encoding ATP-binding response regulator produces the protein MPRIRVLQIEDSQLDAELVLSELDADHIDYDVRLVDAEREYLCALDEFQPDIVLSDLSMPGFSGQRALDILRERDQDLPFIFVSATLGEEAAIEALRNGATDYILKQNPARLASAVRRAMREAEAQRVRRRAETELIRAQRFESLAMLAGGLSHDLRNLLQPLLLAGDSLQDYQDDPRLARLGRLVRDCGKRGLDMVQSMLSFARGARRAEQVRVGALLDALGLLLQGSVPRNVTLNLDAYDPDLSFDGNHTELQQCLLNLSLNAIQAMPEGGTLRISASLASLPESFFQPGEECREGSYVCLTVSDTGTGMDDAALQHLFEPFYTTKESGTGLGLVSCKRIITAHGGVMRVDSRPGEGTRFHMHIPLMQQPGDVVEEQGSVNLQGEAERVLVVVEEAGQLSLLVDTLDSWGYQAHASQSGTAALQWLEAQGVPDLVVLDADMNLFTGVRTLAALFDHGYRGAVILLARPEAPPDMDELPVMEHLYLVDKPISTMKLLRTVREALEESASGVGPMGPV, from the coding sequence TTGCCCCGAATCCGTGTACTGCAGATCGAAGACAGCCAGCTCGACGCCGAACTGGTGTTGTCCGAGCTGGATGCCGATCACATCGACTACGACGTGCGGCTGGTGGATGCGGAGCGCGAATATCTTTGCGCGCTGGATGAGTTCCAGCCGGATATCGTGTTGTCCGATTTGAGCATGCCCGGTTTTTCCGGGCAGCGTGCGCTGGACATCCTGCGCGAGCGCGACCAGGACCTGCCCTTCATCTTCGTCTCCGCGACGCTGGGTGAAGAGGCGGCCATTGAAGCGCTGCGCAACGGCGCCACCGATTACATCCTCAAGCAGAATCCCGCGCGCCTGGCATCGGCCGTGCGTCGCGCCATGCGCGAGGCGGAGGCGCAGCGCGTGCGGCGCCGTGCGGAAACCGAGCTGATCCGCGCGCAGCGCTTCGAGAGCCTGGCCATGCTGGCCGGCGGCCTCAGCCACGACCTGCGCAACCTGCTGCAACCGCTGCTGCTGGCTGGCGACAGCCTGCAGGATTACCAGGACGATCCGCGCCTGGCGCGCCTGGGCCGCCTCGTGCGCGACTGCGGCAAGCGCGGCCTGGACATGGTGCAGTCCATGCTCTCCTTTGCGCGTGGCGCGCGACGTGCCGAGCAGGTGCGGGTGGGGGCGCTGCTCGACGCGCTTGGCCTGCTGCTGCAGGGCAGTGTGCCGCGCAACGTAACGCTCAACCTGGACGCCTACGACCCCGACCTCAGCTTCGACGGCAACCATACCGAGCTGCAGCAATGCCTGCTCAACCTCAGCCTCAACGCCATCCAGGCCATGCCGGAGGGCGGCACGCTGCGCATTTCCGCCTCGCTGGCCTCCTTGCCGGAGAGCTTCTTTCAACCCGGCGAAGAATGCCGCGAAGGCAGCTACGTATGCCTGACCGTGAGCGACACGGGCACGGGCATGGACGATGCAGCGTTGCAGCACCTGTTCGAGCCGTTCTACACCACCAAGGAGAGCGGCACCGGGCTAGGCCTGGTCTCGTGCAAGCGCATCATCACCGCGCATGGCGGCGTGATGCGCGTGGACAGCCGGCCGGGTGAAGGCACGCGCTTCCACATGCACATCCCCCTGATGCAGCAACCCGGCGACGTGGTCGAGGAGCAGGGAAGCGTCAACCTGCAGGGCGAGGCCGAGCGGGTACTGGTGGTGGTGGAAGAAGCCGGCCAGTTGTCCCTGCTAGTCGACACGCTCGATTCGTGGGGTTATCAGGCCCATGCCAGCCAGAGCGGTACCGCCGCCCTGCAGTGGCTCGAGGCGCAAGGCGTGCCTGACCTGGTCGTGCTCGATGCGGACATGAACCTCTTCACCGGTGTGCGTACGCTGGCGGCTTTGTTTGACCACGGTTATCGCGGCGCGGTGATCCTGCTGGCACGACCGGAGGCGCCGCCGGACATGGACGAGCTCCCGGTGATGGAGCATCTGTATCTGGTGGACAAGCCGATTTCGACGATGAAGTTGTTGAGGACGGTGAGGGAGGCGCTGGAGGAGAGTGCGTCGGGGGTGGGGCCGATGGGGCCGGTGTAA
- a CDS encoding trehalase family glycosidase, which translates to MTRHALPPVRLRLITAALTCAVAGTVFAATPDPAKTRAYIDKAWTTLTRSQDDCAALTDTKVVGHPVLYVPADMPVPANVAQTGKRCGIDVRPLPRKVEQLGDIDATQLPQQGLLYLPRPYVVPGGFFNEMYGWDSYFILLGLVADHKLDLAKDMVDNALFEVAHYGGVLNANRTYYLSRSQPPFLTAMMTALLDDPASFPSADARREWLARAYPLAVRNYEIWTRPEHRAGDTGLARYYDLGSGPVLEAKDSEFYKGVMRWLIAHPKDDPGYLLKAPQHPDDAEAARLKDTSCDVRASKVCEGAWVDGYRLTAAYFHGDRAMRESGFDTNSHFGPFGGSTHHYADASLNSLLYRYERDLHDLALQLGKAGDAERWAKAADARKAAMDKYLWNAQDGMYRDYDFVAGKPSPYPYVTTYYPLWAGAASPQQAAVVRGKLGVFERKGGLSMDNRPMSVQWGDPFGWAPTNWLAVKGLDDYGFHDDARRIAAKFATTVDQGLADDGTIREKYNMALGNADVKVSAGYSENVVGFGWTNGVYLKLHQILDASATQPSPAARKVTTP; encoded by the coding sequence ATGACCCGCCACGCCCTTCCGCCCGTCCGCCTTCGTCTGATCACCGCCGCGCTCACATGTGCGGTCGCAGGCACGGTCTTCGCGGCCACGCCAGACCCGGCGAAGACCCGCGCCTATATCGACAAGGCCTGGACCACGCTTACCCGCTCGCAGGACGACTGCGCGGCGCTCACCGACACCAAGGTGGTGGGTCATCCGGTGCTCTATGTTCCCGCGGATATGCCGGTGCCGGCCAACGTGGCGCAGACAGGCAAGCGTTGCGGCATCGACGTGCGCCCGCTGCCGCGCAAGGTCGAGCAGCTGGGTGACATCGACGCTACCCAGTTGCCCCAACAAGGACTGCTGTACCTGCCGCGCCCCTATGTGGTGCCAGGTGGCTTCTTCAACGAGATGTACGGTTGGGACAGCTATTTCATCCTGCTGGGGCTGGTTGCCGATCACAAGCTGGACCTGGCGAAAGACATGGTCGACAACGCGCTGTTCGAGGTGGCGCACTACGGCGGCGTGCTCAATGCCAACCGCACATACTACCTCAGCCGCTCGCAACCGCCCTTCCTCACCGCGATGATGACGGCGCTGCTGGACGACCCCGCCAGCTTCCCCAGCGCCGATGCACGGCGCGAATGGCTGGCCAGGGCGTATCCGCTGGCCGTGCGCAACTACGAGATCTGGACGCGCCCCGAACATCGCGCCGGCGACACGGGACTGGCGCGTTACTACGACCTGGGCAGCGGGCCGGTGCTCGAGGCCAAGGACAGCGAGTTCTACAAGGGCGTGATGCGCTGGCTGATCGCGCATCCGAAGGACGATCCCGGTTATCTCCTCAAGGCCCCGCAGCACCCGGACGACGCGGAGGCCGCGCGACTGAAGGACACCAGCTGCGACGTGCGCGCATCGAAGGTATGCGAGGGCGCGTGGGTGGATGGTTACCGGCTCACCGCCGCCTACTTCCACGGCGACCGCGCCATGCGCGAATCGGGCTTTGACACCAATTCGCACTTCGGCCCCTTCGGCGGCTCCACGCACCACTACGCCGACGCCAGCCTCAACAGCCTGCTCTACCGCTACGAGCGCGACCTGCACGACCTTGCCCTGCAGCTGGGCAAAGCCGGCGACGCCGAACGCTGGGCCAAGGCAGCGGACGCGCGCAAGGCTGCGATGGACAAGTACCTGTGGAACGCACAGGACGGCATGTACCGCGACTACGACTTCGTAGCCGGCAAGCCGTCGCCGTATCCCTATGTCACCACGTACTACCCGTTGTGGGCCGGCGCGGCCTCACCACAGCAGGCGGCGGTGGTGCGCGGCAAGCTCGGCGTGTTCGAGCGCAAGGGCGGCCTGAGCATGGACAACCGGCCGATGAGCGTGCAGTGGGGCGACCCGTTCGGCTGGGCGCCAACCAATTGGCTGGCGGTGAAGGGCCTCGATGACTACGGCTTCCACGACGACGCGCGCCGCATCGCCGCCAAGTTCGCCACCACCGTGGACCAGGGCCTGGCTGATGACGGCACCATCCGCGAGAAATACAACATGGCGCTCGGCAACGCCGACGTGAAGGTGAGCGCGGGATACAGCGAAAACGTGGTGGGCTTTGGCTGGACCAACGGTGTCTACCTGAAGCTGCACCAGATCCTGGATGCGTCCGCGACGCAGCCCAGCCCGGCCGCCAGGAAGGTGACGACGCCATGA
- a CDS encoding alpha/beta hydrolase, whose amino-acid sequence MSARPLLRVALAAALLCGPLHAQEGKPTVHADGSIHGAGITLPYSSMASPEARAFFPKMLAAGSKAPPITAPIEQSRAFYDRMNTDRARRMMAIYPVKTHRETIAGVVTDVVEPAQGIAPANQKRVLINLHGGAFLWGAHSGGLVESIPIASLGRIKVISVDYRQGPEHVFPAASEDVEAVYRQLLKQYSPGSIGIYGCSAGGVLTGEAVARLIDHQLPVPGAIGTFCGSLVDMSGDSAYMAPLLNGAPVPDHPLALADLPYFKGARATDPMVSPGLSPGLLARFPPTLLITGTRDMAMSSVIHSENLLSQAGVSTELHVWEGMWHSFFSDPEMPESRAAYETIVRFFDHHLAHP is encoded by the coding sequence ATGAGCGCACGCCCACTCCTCCGTGTCGCGCTGGCGGCGGCCCTGCTGTGTGGCCCCTTGCATGCGCAGGAGGGCAAGCCCACGGTGCATGCCGACGGCAGCATCCATGGCGCAGGCATCACCCTGCCGTACTCGTCGATGGCGTCGCCGGAGGCGCGCGCCTTCTTCCCGAAGATGCTCGCCGCCGGCAGCAAGGCGCCGCCGATCACCGCGCCCATCGAGCAGAGCCGCGCCTTCTACGACCGCATGAACACCGATCGCGCTCGTCGCATGATGGCGATCTATCCGGTGAAGACACACCGCGAAACCATCGCCGGCGTGGTGACCGACGTGGTCGAGCCCGCGCAAGGCATCGCACCTGCCAACCAGAAGCGCGTGCTGATCAACCTTCACGGCGGCGCGTTCCTGTGGGGCGCGCACAGCGGCGGCCTGGTGGAATCCATCCCCATCGCCAGCCTGGGCCGCATCAAGGTCATCAGCGTCGACTACCGGCAAGGGCCCGAACACGTGTTTCCCGCCGCCAGCGAAGACGTAGAGGCGGTGTATCGCCAACTGCTCAAGCAATACTCACCCGGCAGCATTGGCATCTATGGCTGCTCGGCCGGCGGCGTGCTTACCGGCGAGGCGGTGGCGCGGTTGATCGACCACCAATTGCCCGTGCCCGGCGCCATCGGCACCTTCTGCGGCTCGCTGGTGGACATGTCCGGCGATTCGGCCTACATGGCCCCGCTGCTCAACGGCGCGCCCGTGCCGGACCATCCCCTGGCCCTCGCCGACCTGCCCTACTTCAAGGGCGCCCGCGCAACCGACCCGATGGTGTCCCCCGGGCTTTCCCCGGGCTTGCTGGCCAGGTTCCCGCCCACCCTGCTGATCACCGGCACGCGCGACATGGCCATGAGCTCAGTCATCCACAGCGAGAACCTGCTCAGCCAGGCCGGCGTGAGCACCGAACTGCACGTCTGGGAAGGCATGTGGCACTCGTTTTTCTCCGACCCCGAGATGCCGGAATCCAGGGCGGCCTACGAGACTATCGTGAGATTCTTCGACCATCACCTGGCCCACCCGTAG